A genomic window from Silene latifolia isolate original U9 population chromosome Y, ASM4854445v1, whole genome shotgun sequence includes:
- the LOC141628635 gene encoding uncharacterized protein LOC141628635 — translation MTNYFSKWIEAEAFPQVLKRHVISFIKRNILCRFGFPSEIVCDNGSQFVSTFCARWNIELFKSTPRNPQSNEQAESSNKVVIENLKKRLDEIGGKWADEFLLVLWSDRTTPKVATGKTPFNLVYGAEAVIPSEVRVPTQLQLYH, via the coding sequence ATGACGAACTATTTCtctaagtggatagaggcagaggCGTTCCCTCAGGTCCTTAAGCGACACGTGATTTCTTTCATCAAGCGGAACATTCTATGCAGATTTGGCTTCCCTtcagaaatagtatgcgacaatggatcTCAGTTTGTGTCTACCTTCTGTGCAAGGTGGAACATTGAACTGTTCAAATCTACCCCCAGAAATCCTCAGTCAAATGAACAGGCGGAATCCAGTAATAAAGTTGTCATAGAGAACCTGAAAAAGAGATTGGACGAGATAGGGGGTAAGTGGGCAGATGAGTTCCTCCTAGTACTGTGGTCTGATAGAACCACTCCCAAAGTGGCCACAGGGAAAACACCGTTCAACCTAGTGTATGGGGCTGAAGCCGTGATCCCCTCtgaagtacgagtaccaacacAATTACAGCTATATCACTGA